Genomic window (Bacteroidota bacterium):
TTATAACAATTTGAAGTGTCAATACAATTATTCAAAGAAATTTCAACAGCATAGTTTCCACTATTTGTAACTGAAAGGCTTTGGTTGGTTTCTCCGGCAATAGCAAGAAAATTATTATCGCAATCTAACCATTGATAGGAAGCTCCACTTGCATTTGCTGTAAGTGTATATCCCGAAAGACTCACAGAGGTGTCAATAGTATTGATAGTCAAGTTTACTGTAATAACACTATCGCAGCCGGCAGTATTTGGAATTGTATCAAAATATGTTCCGCTTGAAGTCCAAGTATAGTTGCCACTAAAAGATACGAAACTACCACAAGAATTTTGATTTACAGTAGAATATGTTTCAATGCAATCTTGCGTAAGGTTAATTGTAGCTACACCTCTGTTGTCATGACTACCTAAATTTGGCCCAAATCCATATGCCCACATCACAATAATTGTATTAGCTCCTGCTGGAAATGTAAAATAATCACTATTCATTCCTGAAATTGAGCGTGATACTGATGTGGTAGTAAAACCACCTAAACTGGCGAATGAGCTATTTATTAATGATGATGCAAGCAGTGATCCAGAATTATGATTTCCTAACTTTCGTTCAGAAATCATACCGGTTCCAGTTGTAACAAAGCAATATGTATTTACCATCATGTTGCTCCCAAATCCATAGGAATAATATACCGAAGAAGGTCCCGTCATTGTTATTTGTAAAGTGTCTGCACTCGGATCAACAGTAATTGAAATACTCATATTTGAACCTGCATTAACAACTGTACTCCCAGAATATGTTTGAGCTACTACCGAAATTTGCCCAATAAACAACATAAGGGCTAAAATTATAATATTTCTTTTTTTCATTTTGAATAGTTTAATTCTTTCCATTTTTATAAGTTTTAAATAAGTCTATTAATATTTTGTTTTGTAATGATTTCGCATAATCAGAAGCAGAATTCCCTGTATTATCTTTGTGGTTGATGTTTGCTCCTTTTCCAAATAATAATTTGACAATTCCAATATGATTAAATATTGTTGCGTAAATTAGAGGTGTAGTTCCATTTTGGTCAGGAATATCAATATTAATTCCATTATCGACTAAAATTTGTACAATCTCTAAATATCCTTTATATGTTGCACCATGAATTGCTGAACCTTGAGAAAAGGTGTAGTTAATATTTGCACCATTTTTAATCAAATGACTAACTGCCTGAGTTTGATTATGATAAGTTGCTAATATAAGAGGAGTATGACCTCTTTGATTTGTTGAATTGACAGTATCAGGGTTTATTTTAATAAGAAAATTAATGGCTGAAGTATCTCCATTTCTGGTAGCATCAAAAATGCTGGTTTGAGCAAAAATTTGGAAAATGCTAAAACAAGCTATAATTACTAAAAATACTTTTTTCATTTCTCTTTCTTTATCATCAATAATGTACAAAATGTACTTATTATTACAAACTAACAATATAATATCCACTAAGACAAATAATTATCATATTTTTAACAGGTTATGTTTTATCGCTCAGAAGAAATTAAAATATATAATTATCATTATTTTAACAATAATAAATTTCAGAAGATTTAAATATTTTATTGAAATATGCACAATAATGATGACAAATGAAATTTCTGAATTGGAAGATTTCAAAAAGCTTTTTGACTTTTAAATTTCAATCATTCCAAATAAAAATATCATATTTTTCAAGGGGTCGGTGATTTTGTAACCACAAGAAACCTTTTAATTTAAGTTCATCTCCTTTTAGTTGGTCAATAGGAACAAGGTGTGCATCGGGTTTTGTGAGAAATAAAATATCTTTTATTTTACGGTCTTCAATAAAAATTTGTAGATTGGAAGCATCAGCAGTGTTTATTCCGGTTAGCTCATTGCCGTCTTTTGGGAAATATAGAGTTTGCCCATTTCCATTTACATCAACTCTGTAGAGTTCGTTGTTTTTTATATGTCCATACATTTTTTTTCCTGCAATCTGATTAAATCGAATTTCATCTTCTTGAGAAATGATGAATGCAGATTTTTCCATAATAATATGATCCGGACTACTATTTTTTGTATGAATCTCCATATAATCGGCAGTCAGTTGGTTTTCTTCCGACCAAATTACCGGTTCTTTGTGCATTTGAATAACCGAATCGCTTAATGCAAAAACCATCGAATCGCATTTTCCTTGCATTTCTGCCATAAAAAACTTCACTTTATAGAATGCCTGCAAAATCTGAAATTTTCCGGTGTCGTTGTAGTTCGATAACAATGTGTCAGCATGTAAAAATAATGTGTCGTTCATAGAAATTTGCATCAACAAGGCACTGTCGGTAATCATGGCGTAATTCGAATTTTCGAAATATTCGGCATAATTTCCTTTCAGAATGATATTTTCAACGGTATCTGTCATTGTTACATTTTCGAATGCCTTGCCATATTCTTGGCTGCGATTGTAATACAAACTATCACCCTCTAATTTATGCTGATTACTTATTAAATATGCATTTTTGTTGAACTGAGAAATGTCCGTTTTTGTGTTGTACCAGCCGTTTTCGCAATATATCAGATTCGAATCTCCAATTATTTCTGTCGGTCCGAAAAAGTAAGTCGTCTGCGATTTTGTATTATATTTTAAGGTATCCGATAAAATTACATAATCGGGATTTGTAACAACTACGCTATCTTTATAGAAAAATTCCTTTTGTTTTAGAAAATAATATCCCGAATTACTTTCAAGTATATTTGTTGTGTCTATAATTTTTCCATGATTGAAATAATTGGCAATACTATTTTGTCTGTCGTAGTCTAAAAAATGAGTTGTAAGGACAATTTCTTTGTTTATTAAACTCACGTTTTGTCTGGCTTTAGCAAGTTTAATATTTCCATCGTATTCAAAAAAATCGCTATAAAGGTCGAGAGTATCTCCTTGTTGGATATGACAATTGCTATATGCCTCGAAAGAATTTGTATTCTTATATAAATATCCGCTATCGCAATACATATATGCCGAATCGTGCAATATTATGACATTTCCAATAAGCTTTCTTAAATCCCTGTCGATTTTTCGATTATAAACAACCGAATCGGCATTTAGAATTTCGATTTTTGTTTGTGAAAATGTGCTTGTTTGAAAAATTAATAATAAGAATCCACAAATGAAAATGCTATTATTTACATTAATGATGAATGATTTTAAAT
Coding sequences:
- a CDS encoding T9SS type A sorting domain-containing protein, encoding MKKRNIIILALMLFIGQISVVAQTYSGSTVVNAGSNMSISITVDPSADTLQITMTGPSSVYYSYGFGSNMMVNTYCFVTTGTGMISERKLGNHNSGSLLASSLINSSFASLGGFTTTSVSRSISGMNSDYFTFPAGANTIIVMWAYGFGPNLGSHDNRGVATINLTQDCIETYSTVNQNSCGSFVSFSGNYTWTSSGTYFDTIPNTAGCDSVITVNLTINTIDTSVSLSGYTLTANASGASYQWLDCDNNFLAIAGETNQSLSVTNSGNYAVEISLNNCIDTSNCYNIITTEIIEDLFEKEITYYPNPNNGTFNIHLGNNSLDFEIVVSNVFGQNIGTYNYTNANHAKIRIDDSPGLYYVKILTKQNSPTILKVIKE
- a CDS encoding ankyrin repeat domain-containing protein, coding for MKKVFLVIIACFSIFQIFAQTSIFDATRNGDTSAINFLIKINPDTVNSTNQRGHTPLILATYHNQTQAVSHLIKNGANINYTFSQGSAIHGATYKGYLEIVQILVDNGINIDIPDQNGTTPLIYATIFNHIGIVKLLFGKGANINHKDNTGNSASDYAKSLQNKILIDLFKTYKNGKN
- a CDS encoding organic solvent tolerance protein OstA → MKSANLNLKSFIINVNNSIFICGFLLLIFQTSTFSQTKIEILNADSVVYNRKIDRDLRKLIGNVIILHDSAYMYCDSGYLYKNTNSFEAYSNCHIQQGDTLDLYSDFFEYDGNIKLAKARQNVSLINKEIVLTTHFLDYDRQNSIANYFNHGKIIDTTNILESNSGYYFLKQKEFFYKDSVVVTNPDYVILSDTLKYNTKSQTTYFFGPTEIIGDSNLIYCENGWYNTKTDISQFNKNAYLISNQHKLEGDSLYYNRSQEYGKAFENVTMTDTVENIILKGNYAEYFENSNYAMITDSALLMQISMNDTLFLHADTLLSNYNDTGKFQILQAFYKVKFFMAEMQGKCDSMVFALSDSVIQMHKEPVIWSEENQLTADYMEIHTKNSSPDHIIMEKSAFIISQEDEIRFNQIAGKKMYGHIKNNELYRVDVNGNGQTLYFPKDGNELTGINTADASNLQIFIEDRKIKDILFLTKPDAHLVPIDQLKGDELKLKGFLWLQNHRPLEKYDIFIWND